A genomic region of Antennarius striatus isolate MH-2024 chromosome 2, ASM4005453v1, whole genome shotgun sequence contains the following coding sequences:
- the atp13a2 gene encoding polyamine-transporting ATPase 13A2 isoform X1, protein MDGAGTSEEQLSGLSSPSPGSPLLCPHSNMDVKGYKFVRWRVWLTRLAAVLSLGLILLLFHWRPRLAVLARCCSCSLASAEILTLKDSYGRQHVVEVLREVAEEGSLELVGEPEDNEWRDTVTLYKEEKTVLRYYVFEGLRYMWLDKKGAFCLVSVLSEDWTCLDLHGYQNGLSLQEQRSRRRTYGPNIIDVPVKSYVKLLFEEVLNPFYVFQVFSIILWMIDEYYIYAVCIFVISMLSICISLYEIHKQSVTLHNMAQVITTVTIRRDSGLEESVSSVNLVPGDCFVIPPEGMLLPCDAALLTGECLVNEGMLTGESIPVLKTPLPHTEKTYSSESERRHTLFCGTTLIQARGGGPRGSGAIAVVVNTGFFTAKGCLVSSILHPRPMNFRFYRDSAKFLLLLGFVALVGSIYSFVILFRDSQTVKSLIIRSLDIVTIVVPPALPAAMTTATIYAQHRLKSHGVFCISPPCINVCAKVSVFCFDKTGTLTEEGLDVWGVMEGGPAGFSELVSGPSLLPPGHLLSGLACCHTVTLLNGQPLGDPLDLRMVESTSWTLQEPVDNGEVLNAEFGGHRVLAVMRPPAQELQAEETATSEALAIVQRFPFSSALRRMSVVTVTQGGRSALAFIKGSPEKVASLCRAESVPSQFSSYLNSFSKEGLRVLALAFRPLDGDTDLTTIQRKEVEKDMEFLGLLMMKNLVKPESAQAINILTLAGLRTIMVTGDNILTAVNVAKSCGMVGSDERVIFVNTTPYTAQDTPTLMFNLEEDAVSNQNSAVVSLGLYQEDSRYHLAISGDSFACLCDFFPEYLPKVLLRTTVFARMTPDQKTQLVKELQKLNYCVGMCGDGANDCGALKAADVGVSLSEAEASVASPFTSKTNNISCVPLLIREARCSLVTSFSLFAYMAMYSLIQFCSVLILYTVKTVLFDEQFLFIDIVLVTFVAIVMGRGGPSAVLHPVRPPASLLSLPVIGSIFIHLCMVLLGQLAAILIAMKEDWYVPQNLTNTEPSIENTTVFYSSGFQYIFIAVVVTKGYPHKKPLYHNVLYLCLLLVLTAIMIWLVVYPGYFTAEFFSLYNITNIEFKVLLLGLAALNFIICFFAEVLIEMGVLNCLHLLRGTRPSKKQYKCVNKLLSNSPSWPPLNELLPCMSHGPLAQLAVVYPPLDTQPPKCNDSMNSILSRQCEY, encoded by the exons GAACCTCAGAGGAGCAACTGAGTGGACTCTCTTCACCCAGTCCAGGAAGCCCCCTGCTCTGTCCCCACTCCAACATG GATGTAAAGGGGTATAAGTTTGTGCGTTGGCGGGTGTGGTTGACCCGTCTCGCTGCTGTGCTGTCCTTGGGGCTCATCCTTCTACTGTTCCACTGGCGCCCACGGCTCGCCGTCTTGGCccgctgctgctcctgctcGCTGGCTTCGGCAGAAATTCTAACATTAAAA GACAGCTATGGCCGGCAGCATGTGGTGGAGGTCCTCCGAGAAGTGGCGGAGGAGGGCAG tttGGAGCTTGTGGGAGAGCCAGAGGACAATGAATGGAGAGATACAGTTACACTTTATAAGGAAGag AAAACGGTGCTGCGGTACTATGTTTTTGAAGGACTGCGCTACATGTGGCTGGACAAGAAAGGAGCTTTCTGTCTTGTTAG TGTCCTCAGTGAGGACTGGACCTGCTTGGACTTGCATGGCTATCAAAATGGCCTGAGTCTCCAAGAGCAGAGATCAAG GAGACGCACGTATGGGCCCAACATCATTGATGTGCCTGTGAAGTCTTACGTGAAACTACTGTTTGAGGAG GTCCTCAACCCATTCTATGTGTTCCAGGTGTTCAGCATCATCCTGTGGATGATAGatgaatattatatttatgCCGTAtgcatttttgttatttctatGCTCTCCATCTGCATCTCACTTTATGAGATCCACAAG CAAAGCGTGACTCTTCACAACATGGCCCAGGTTATCACAACCGTCACAATACGGAGGGACTCAGGAT tggaggagagTGTGAGCTCGGTGAACCTCGTCCCTGGCGACTGTTTCGTCATCCCTCCAGAAGGCATGCTGCTGCCCTGCGACGCCGCACTGCTAACCGGGGAATGTCTGGTCAACGAGGGCATGCTAACAG GTGAAAGTATCCCGGTGCTGAAGACCCCACTCCCCCACACTGAGAAGACGTACAGCTCGGAGTCAGAGCGCAGACACACCCTGTTCTGTGGTACGACGCTCATTCAAGCCCGAGGAGGGGGTCCAAGAGGAAGCGGCGCCATCGCTGTGGTCGTAAACACAG GGTTTTTCACGGCCAAAGGTTGCCTGGTCAGCTCTATCTTGCATCCTCGTCCAATGAACTTCCGTTTTTACCGAGATTCTGCCAAGTTCTTGCTCCTTTTGGGTTTTGTGG CATTGGTTGGCTCCATTTACAGCTTTGTGATCCTCTTCAGAGACAGT CAGACTGTTAAGTCGTTGATAATTAGGAGCCTGGACATTGTGACAATCGTGGTGCCCCCCGCCCTGCCTGCTGCCATGACCACTGCCACTATCTATGCCCAGCATAGGCTGAAGAGTCATGGTGTCTTCTGCATCAGTCCACCGTGCATAAACGTCTGCGCTAAAGTGTCAGTCTTCTGCTTTGACAAG ACTGGAACTCTCACCGAGGAGGGCCTGGATGTATGGGGAGTGATGGAGGGGGGGCCTGCTGGATTCTCTGAACTGGTCTCAGGGCCCAGCCTCCTGCCCCCAGGGCACCTGCTCTCAGGGCTGGCCTGCTGTCACACCGTGACACTGTTGAACGGTCAGCCCCTCGGAGACCCTCTGGACCTCAGAATGGTTGAATCTACTAGTTGG ACGCTTCAGGAGCCAGTGGACAATGGGGAGGTGCTGAATGCAGAATTTGGAGGCCACCGGGTTTTGGCAGTGATGAGGCCTCCAGCCCAAGAGCTCCAAGCAGAAGAAACG GCCACCAGTGAGGCGCTGGCCATCGTTCAGAGGTTTCCCTTCTCCTCAGCTCTGCGAAGGATGAGTGTAGTGACGGTCACCCAGGGAGGACGCTCAGCTCTCGCTTTCATCAAAGGATCACCAGAGAAAGTGGCCAGCCTCTGCCGAGCAGAAAGTG TGCCGAGCCAGTTCTCCAGTTATCTGAACAGCTTTTCCAAAGAAGGCCTCAGAGTTCTTGCACTTGCCTTTAGACCATTAGACGGGGACACCGACCTAACGACCATCCAAAG AAAAGAGGTGGAGAAAGACATGGAGTTCCTGGGTCTGCTGATGATGAAGAATCTGGTGAAGCCAGAGAGTGCCCAGGCCATTAACATCCTCACGCTGGCCGGTCTTCGTACCATAATGGTTACTG GGGACAACATTTTAACTGCAGTTAATGTAGCAAAATCCTGTGGGATGGTGGGGTCTGATGAGAGAGTGATATTCGTTAACACGACCCCCTACACTGCCCAAGACACGCCCACGCTGATGTTCAACCTGGAAGAAGATGCCGTGTCCAATCAAAACTCTGCAGTTGTCTCTCTG GGCCTGTATCAGGAGGACTCTAGGTATCACTTGGCCATTAGTGGGGACTCTTTTGCTTGCCTTTGTGACTTCTTCCCAGAGTATCTACCAAAG GTTTTGCTGCGGACCACGGTATTTGCACGGATGACTCCTGACCAGAAAACACAACtggtgaaggagctgcagaaacTCAA CTACTGTGTGGGCATGTGTGGGGACGGGGCCAATGACTGTGGAGCCCTGAAAGCTGCTGATGTCGGTGTTTCGCTATCTGAAGCAGAGGCGTCAGTTGCTTCACCTTTTACCTCCAAGACTAACAACATCAGCTGCGTGCCGCTGCTCATCCG AGAGGCCCGATGTTCTCTGGTCACCTCTTTCAGCCTCTTTGCGTACATGGCTATGTACAGCCTCATTCAGTTCTGCTCTGTCCTCATCCTCTACACG GTGAAGACGGTCTTGTTTGATGAACAGTTCCTGTTCATTGATATTGTCTTGGTGACTTTTGTGGCCATTGTGATGGGGAGAGGGGGTCCCAGTGCAGTCCTGCACCCCGTCAGACCTCCAGCCAGCCTGCTGTCCCTGCCCGTCATAGGCAGCATCTTTATCCACCTCTGCATGGTCCTCCTCGGCCAGCTGGCAGCAATCCTCATCGCTATGAAAGAGGACTG GTACGTTCCACAAAATTTGACAAACACTGAGCCCAGCATTGAGAACACCACCGTGTTTTACTCATCAGGGTTTCAGTACATCTTCATCGCTGTTGTGGTCACCAAGGGCTACCCACACAAGAAGCCTCTTTATCACAATG TGCTGTACCTCTGTCTGCTGCTGGTCCTCACTGCCATAATGATTTGGCTGGTGGTGTATCCTGGGTATTTCACTGCTGaatttttttcactctacaATATCACTAATATTGAATTCAAAGTACTGCTTCTTGGTCTGGCTGCTCTCAActtcatcatttgtttttttgcagag GTCCTCATAGAAATGGGTGTATTGAACTGTCTTCATTTGCTGCGTGGGACACGTCCATCAAAGAAACAGTATAAATGTGTGAACAAGCTTCTGTCCAACTCCCCTTCATGGCCGCCTCTTAATGAACTGCTTCCCTGCATGAGTCACGGTCCGCTCGCTCAGCTAGCAGTGGTTTACCCCCCTTTGGACACTCAGCCACCCAAATGCAATGACAGTATGAACTCTATCCTCAGCCGGCAATGCGAATATTGA
- the szrd1 gene encoding SUZ RNA-binding domain-containing, producing MDEVVTESWEETVDSVEMEKRLTEKLRISQKEKEPSNNFQQSPLRTTMVIQDESLRAAPPPQIRILKRPASNGSLGSPLSQTRPTPQVKSLAQREAEYAEARKRILGSAGPEEMPQDKPSADRQGRNNSTLPSENSRSHNHSVDQPDGTQRFRQHR from the exons ATGGATGAGGTGGTCACCGAAAGTTGGGAGGAAACAGTTGATAGCGTG gaaatggaaaaacGGTTAACAGAGAAGCTAAGGATCAGCCAGAAAGAAAA AGAGCCCAGTAATAATTTTCAACAATCTCCATTGAGGACAACCATGGTGATACAGGATGAATCTCTACGAGCAGCACCCCCACCTCAGATCCGCATTTTGAAGCGGCCTGCAAGTAATGGGTCATTGGGCTCGCCCCTGAGTCAAACTAGGCCCACACCACAGGTCAAATCTCTGGCTCAACGTGAGGCAGAGTATGCTGAGGCGAGGAAGAGAATACTGGGCAGTGCTGGTCCAGAGGAGATGCCTCAGGACAAGCCCAGTGCTGACAG GCAAGGGCGCAATAACTCCACATTGCCTTCAGAAAACAGCCGATCACATAATCACTCTGTCGATCAGCCAGATGGCACCCAAAGGTTCCGACAGCACAGATAA
- the atp13a2 gene encoding polyamine-transporting ATPase 13A2 isoform X3: MDVKGYKFVRWRVWLTRLAAVLSLGLILLLFHWRPRLAVLARCCSCSLASAEILTLKDSYGRQHVVEVLREVAEEGSLELVGEPEDNEWRDTVTLYKEEKTVLRYYVFEGLRYMWLDKKGAFCLVSVLSEDWTCLDLHGYQNGLSLQEQRSRRRTYGPNIIDVPVKSYVKLLFEEVLNPFYVFQVFSIILWMIDEYYIYAVCIFVISMLSICISLYEIHKQSVTLHNMAQVITTVTIRRDSGLEESVSSVNLVPGDCFVIPPEGMLLPCDAALLTGECLVNEGMLTGESIPVLKTPLPHTEKTYSSESERRHTLFCGTTLIQARGGGPRGSGAIAVVVNTGFFTAKGCLVSSILHPRPMNFRFYRDSAKFLLLLGFVALVGSIYSFVILFRDSQTVKSLIIRSLDIVTIVVPPALPAAMTTATIYAQHRLKSHGVFCISPPCINVCAKVSVFCFDKTGTLTEEGLDVWGVMEGGPAGFSELVSGPSLLPPGHLLSGLACCHTVTLLNGQPLGDPLDLRMVESTSWTLQEPVDNGEVLNAEFGGHRVLAVMRPPAQELQAEETATSEALAIVQRFPFSSALRRMSVVTVTQGGRSALAFIKGSPEKVASLCRAESVPSQFSSYLNSFSKEGLRVLALAFRPLDGDTDLTTIQRKEVEKDMEFLGLLMMKNLVKPESAQAINILTLAGLRTIMVTGDNILTAVNVAKSCGMVGSDERVIFVNTTPYTAQDTPTLMFNLEEDAVSNQNSAVVSLGLYQEDSRYHLAISGDSFACLCDFFPEYLPKVLLRTTVFARMTPDQKTQLVKELQKLNYCVGMCGDGANDCGALKAADVGVSLSEAEASVASPFTSKTNNISCVPLLIREARCSLVTSFSLFAYMAMYSLIQFCSVLILYTVKTVLFDEQFLFIDIVLVTFVAIVMGRGGPSAVLHPVRPPASLLSLPVIGSIFIHLCMVLLGQLAAILIAMKEDWYVPQNLTNTEPSIENTTVFYSSGFQYIFIAVVVTKGYPHKKPLYHNVLYLCLLLVLTAIMIWLVVYPGYFTAEFFSLYNITNIEFKVLLLGLAALNFIICFFAEVLIEMGVLNCLHLLRGTRPSKKQYKCVNKLLSNSPSWPPLNELLPCMSHGPLAQLAVVYPPLDTQPPKCNDSMNSILSRQCEY, translated from the exons ATG GATGTAAAGGGGTATAAGTTTGTGCGTTGGCGGGTGTGGTTGACCCGTCTCGCTGCTGTGCTGTCCTTGGGGCTCATCCTTCTACTGTTCCACTGGCGCCCACGGCTCGCCGTCTTGGCccgctgctgctcctgctcGCTGGCTTCGGCAGAAATTCTAACATTAAAA GACAGCTATGGCCGGCAGCATGTGGTGGAGGTCCTCCGAGAAGTGGCGGAGGAGGGCAG tttGGAGCTTGTGGGAGAGCCAGAGGACAATGAATGGAGAGATACAGTTACACTTTATAAGGAAGag AAAACGGTGCTGCGGTACTATGTTTTTGAAGGACTGCGCTACATGTGGCTGGACAAGAAAGGAGCTTTCTGTCTTGTTAG TGTCCTCAGTGAGGACTGGACCTGCTTGGACTTGCATGGCTATCAAAATGGCCTGAGTCTCCAAGAGCAGAGATCAAG GAGACGCACGTATGGGCCCAACATCATTGATGTGCCTGTGAAGTCTTACGTGAAACTACTGTTTGAGGAG GTCCTCAACCCATTCTATGTGTTCCAGGTGTTCAGCATCATCCTGTGGATGATAGatgaatattatatttatgCCGTAtgcatttttgttatttctatGCTCTCCATCTGCATCTCACTTTATGAGATCCACAAG CAAAGCGTGACTCTTCACAACATGGCCCAGGTTATCACAACCGTCACAATACGGAGGGACTCAGGAT tggaggagagTGTGAGCTCGGTGAACCTCGTCCCTGGCGACTGTTTCGTCATCCCTCCAGAAGGCATGCTGCTGCCCTGCGACGCCGCACTGCTAACCGGGGAATGTCTGGTCAACGAGGGCATGCTAACAG GTGAAAGTATCCCGGTGCTGAAGACCCCACTCCCCCACACTGAGAAGACGTACAGCTCGGAGTCAGAGCGCAGACACACCCTGTTCTGTGGTACGACGCTCATTCAAGCCCGAGGAGGGGGTCCAAGAGGAAGCGGCGCCATCGCTGTGGTCGTAAACACAG GGTTTTTCACGGCCAAAGGTTGCCTGGTCAGCTCTATCTTGCATCCTCGTCCAATGAACTTCCGTTTTTACCGAGATTCTGCCAAGTTCTTGCTCCTTTTGGGTTTTGTGG CATTGGTTGGCTCCATTTACAGCTTTGTGATCCTCTTCAGAGACAGT CAGACTGTTAAGTCGTTGATAATTAGGAGCCTGGACATTGTGACAATCGTGGTGCCCCCCGCCCTGCCTGCTGCCATGACCACTGCCACTATCTATGCCCAGCATAGGCTGAAGAGTCATGGTGTCTTCTGCATCAGTCCACCGTGCATAAACGTCTGCGCTAAAGTGTCAGTCTTCTGCTTTGACAAG ACTGGAACTCTCACCGAGGAGGGCCTGGATGTATGGGGAGTGATGGAGGGGGGGCCTGCTGGATTCTCTGAACTGGTCTCAGGGCCCAGCCTCCTGCCCCCAGGGCACCTGCTCTCAGGGCTGGCCTGCTGTCACACCGTGACACTGTTGAACGGTCAGCCCCTCGGAGACCCTCTGGACCTCAGAATGGTTGAATCTACTAGTTGG ACGCTTCAGGAGCCAGTGGACAATGGGGAGGTGCTGAATGCAGAATTTGGAGGCCACCGGGTTTTGGCAGTGATGAGGCCTCCAGCCCAAGAGCTCCAAGCAGAAGAAACG GCCACCAGTGAGGCGCTGGCCATCGTTCAGAGGTTTCCCTTCTCCTCAGCTCTGCGAAGGATGAGTGTAGTGACGGTCACCCAGGGAGGACGCTCAGCTCTCGCTTTCATCAAAGGATCACCAGAGAAAGTGGCCAGCCTCTGCCGAGCAGAAAGTG TGCCGAGCCAGTTCTCCAGTTATCTGAACAGCTTTTCCAAAGAAGGCCTCAGAGTTCTTGCACTTGCCTTTAGACCATTAGACGGGGACACCGACCTAACGACCATCCAAAG AAAAGAGGTGGAGAAAGACATGGAGTTCCTGGGTCTGCTGATGATGAAGAATCTGGTGAAGCCAGAGAGTGCCCAGGCCATTAACATCCTCACGCTGGCCGGTCTTCGTACCATAATGGTTACTG GGGACAACATTTTAACTGCAGTTAATGTAGCAAAATCCTGTGGGATGGTGGGGTCTGATGAGAGAGTGATATTCGTTAACACGACCCCCTACACTGCCCAAGACACGCCCACGCTGATGTTCAACCTGGAAGAAGATGCCGTGTCCAATCAAAACTCTGCAGTTGTCTCTCTG GGCCTGTATCAGGAGGACTCTAGGTATCACTTGGCCATTAGTGGGGACTCTTTTGCTTGCCTTTGTGACTTCTTCCCAGAGTATCTACCAAAG GTTTTGCTGCGGACCACGGTATTTGCACGGATGACTCCTGACCAGAAAACACAACtggtgaaggagctgcagaaacTCAA CTACTGTGTGGGCATGTGTGGGGACGGGGCCAATGACTGTGGAGCCCTGAAAGCTGCTGATGTCGGTGTTTCGCTATCTGAAGCAGAGGCGTCAGTTGCTTCACCTTTTACCTCCAAGACTAACAACATCAGCTGCGTGCCGCTGCTCATCCG AGAGGCCCGATGTTCTCTGGTCACCTCTTTCAGCCTCTTTGCGTACATGGCTATGTACAGCCTCATTCAGTTCTGCTCTGTCCTCATCCTCTACACG GTGAAGACGGTCTTGTTTGATGAACAGTTCCTGTTCATTGATATTGTCTTGGTGACTTTTGTGGCCATTGTGATGGGGAGAGGGGGTCCCAGTGCAGTCCTGCACCCCGTCAGACCTCCAGCCAGCCTGCTGTCCCTGCCCGTCATAGGCAGCATCTTTATCCACCTCTGCATGGTCCTCCTCGGCCAGCTGGCAGCAATCCTCATCGCTATGAAAGAGGACTG GTACGTTCCACAAAATTTGACAAACACTGAGCCCAGCATTGAGAACACCACCGTGTTTTACTCATCAGGGTTTCAGTACATCTTCATCGCTGTTGTGGTCACCAAGGGCTACCCACACAAGAAGCCTCTTTATCACAATG TGCTGTACCTCTGTCTGCTGCTGGTCCTCACTGCCATAATGATTTGGCTGGTGGTGTATCCTGGGTATTTCACTGCTGaatttttttcactctacaATATCACTAATATTGAATTCAAAGTACTGCTTCTTGGTCTGGCTGCTCTCAActtcatcatttgtttttttgcagag GTCCTCATAGAAATGGGTGTATTGAACTGTCTTCATTTGCTGCGTGGGACACGTCCATCAAAGAAACAGTATAAATGTGTGAACAAGCTTCTGTCCAACTCCCCTTCATGGCCGCCTCTTAATGAACTGCTTCCCTGCATGAGTCACGGTCCGCTCGCTCAGCTAGCAGTGGTTTACCCCCCTTTGGACACTCAGCCACCCAAATGCAATGACAGTATGAACTCTATCCTCAGCCGGCAATGCGAATATTGA
- the atp13a2 gene encoding polyamine-transporting ATPase 13A2 isoform X2 → MDGAGTSEEQLSGLSSPSPGSPLLCPHSNMDVKGYKFVRWRVWLTRLAAVLSLGLILLLFHWRPRLAVLARCCSCSLASAEILTLKDSYGRQHVVEVLREVAEEGSLELVGEPEDNEWRDTVTLYKEEKTVLRYYVFEGLRYMWLDKKGAFCLVSVLSEDWTCLDLHGYQNGLSLQEQRSRRRTYGPNIIDVPVKSYVKLLFEEVLNPFYVFQVFSIILWMIDEYYIYAVCIFVISMLSICISLYEIHKQSVTLHNMAQVITTVTIRRDSGLEESVSSVNLVPGDCFVIPPEGMLLPCDAALLTGECLVNEGMLTGESIPVLKTPLPHTEKTYSSESERRHTLFCGTTLIQARGGGPRGSGAIAVVVNTGFFTAKGCLVSSILHPRPMNFRFYRDSAKFLLLLGFVALVGSIYSFVILFRDSTVKSLIIRSLDIVTIVVPPALPAAMTTATIYAQHRLKSHGVFCISPPCINVCAKVSVFCFDKTGTLTEEGLDVWGVMEGGPAGFSELVSGPSLLPPGHLLSGLACCHTVTLLNGQPLGDPLDLRMVESTSWTLQEPVDNGEVLNAEFGGHRVLAVMRPPAQELQAEETATSEALAIVQRFPFSSALRRMSVVTVTQGGRSALAFIKGSPEKVASLCRAESVPSQFSSYLNSFSKEGLRVLALAFRPLDGDTDLTTIQRKEVEKDMEFLGLLMMKNLVKPESAQAINILTLAGLRTIMVTGDNILTAVNVAKSCGMVGSDERVIFVNTTPYTAQDTPTLMFNLEEDAVSNQNSAVVSLGLYQEDSRYHLAISGDSFACLCDFFPEYLPKVLLRTTVFARMTPDQKTQLVKELQKLNYCVGMCGDGANDCGALKAADVGVSLSEAEASVASPFTSKTNNISCVPLLIREARCSLVTSFSLFAYMAMYSLIQFCSVLILYTVKTVLFDEQFLFIDIVLVTFVAIVMGRGGPSAVLHPVRPPASLLSLPVIGSIFIHLCMVLLGQLAAILIAMKEDWYVPQNLTNTEPSIENTTVFYSSGFQYIFIAVVVTKGYPHKKPLYHNVLYLCLLLVLTAIMIWLVVYPGYFTAEFFSLYNITNIEFKVLLLGLAALNFIICFFAEVLIEMGVLNCLHLLRGTRPSKKQYKCVNKLLSNSPSWPPLNELLPCMSHGPLAQLAVVYPPLDTQPPKCNDSMNSILSRQCEY, encoded by the exons GAACCTCAGAGGAGCAACTGAGTGGACTCTCTTCACCCAGTCCAGGAAGCCCCCTGCTCTGTCCCCACTCCAACATG GATGTAAAGGGGTATAAGTTTGTGCGTTGGCGGGTGTGGTTGACCCGTCTCGCTGCTGTGCTGTCCTTGGGGCTCATCCTTCTACTGTTCCACTGGCGCCCACGGCTCGCCGTCTTGGCccgctgctgctcctgctcGCTGGCTTCGGCAGAAATTCTAACATTAAAA GACAGCTATGGCCGGCAGCATGTGGTGGAGGTCCTCCGAGAAGTGGCGGAGGAGGGCAG tttGGAGCTTGTGGGAGAGCCAGAGGACAATGAATGGAGAGATACAGTTACACTTTATAAGGAAGag AAAACGGTGCTGCGGTACTATGTTTTTGAAGGACTGCGCTACATGTGGCTGGACAAGAAAGGAGCTTTCTGTCTTGTTAG TGTCCTCAGTGAGGACTGGACCTGCTTGGACTTGCATGGCTATCAAAATGGCCTGAGTCTCCAAGAGCAGAGATCAAG GAGACGCACGTATGGGCCCAACATCATTGATGTGCCTGTGAAGTCTTACGTGAAACTACTGTTTGAGGAG GTCCTCAACCCATTCTATGTGTTCCAGGTGTTCAGCATCATCCTGTGGATGATAGatgaatattatatttatgCCGTAtgcatttttgttatttctatGCTCTCCATCTGCATCTCACTTTATGAGATCCACAAG CAAAGCGTGACTCTTCACAACATGGCCCAGGTTATCACAACCGTCACAATACGGAGGGACTCAGGAT tggaggagagTGTGAGCTCGGTGAACCTCGTCCCTGGCGACTGTTTCGTCATCCCTCCAGAAGGCATGCTGCTGCCCTGCGACGCCGCACTGCTAACCGGGGAATGTCTGGTCAACGAGGGCATGCTAACAG GTGAAAGTATCCCGGTGCTGAAGACCCCACTCCCCCACACTGAGAAGACGTACAGCTCGGAGTCAGAGCGCAGACACACCCTGTTCTGTGGTACGACGCTCATTCAAGCCCGAGGAGGGGGTCCAAGAGGAAGCGGCGCCATCGCTGTGGTCGTAAACACAG GGTTTTTCACGGCCAAAGGTTGCCTGGTCAGCTCTATCTTGCATCCTCGTCCAATGAACTTCCGTTTTTACCGAGATTCTGCCAAGTTCTTGCTCCTTTTGGGTTTTGTGG CATTGGTTGGCTCCATTTACAGCTTTGTGATCCTCTTCAGAGACAGT ACTGTTAAGTCGTTGATAATTAGGAGCCTGGACATTGTGACAATCGTGGTGCCCCCCGCCCTGCCTGCTGCCATGACCACTGCCACTATCTATGCCCAGCATAGGCTGAAGAGTCATGGTGTCTTCTGCATCAGTCCACCGTGCATAAACGTCTGCGCTAAAGTGTCAGTCTTCTGCTTTGACAAG ACTGGAACTCTCACCGAGGAGGGCCTGGATGTATGGGGAGTGATGGAGGGGGGGCCTGCTGGATTCTCTGAACTGGTCTCAGGGCCCAGCCTCCTGCCCCCAGGGCACCTGCTCTCAGGGCTGGCCTGCTGTCACACCGTGACACTGTTGAACGGTCAGCCCCTCGGAGACCCTCTGGACCTCAGAATGGTTGAATCTACTAGTTGG ACGCTTCAGGAGCCAGTGGACAATGGGGAGGTGCTGAATGCAGAATTTGGAGGCCACCGGGTTTTGGCAGTGATGAGGCCTCCAGCCCAAGAGCTCCAAGCAGAAGAAACG GCCACCAGTGAGGCGCTGGCCATCGTTCAGAGGTTTCCCTTCTCCTCAGCTCTGCGAAGGATGAGTGTAGTGACGGTCACCCAGGGAGGACGCTCAGCTCTCGCTTTCATCAAAGGATCACCAGAGAAAGTGGCCAGCCTCTGCCGAGCAGAAAGTG TGCCGAGCCAGTTCTCCAGTTATCTGAACAGCTTTTCCAAAGAAGGCCTCAGAGTTCTTGCACTTGCCTTTAGACCATTAGACGGGGACACCGACCTAACGACCATCCAAAG AAAAGAGGTGGAGAAAGACATGGAGTTCCTGGGTCTGCTGATGATGAAGAATCTGGTGAAGCCAGAGAGTGCCCAGGCCATTAACATCCTCACGCTGGCCGGTCTTCGTACCATAATGGTTACTG GGGACAACATTTTAACTGCAGTTAATGTAGCAAAATCCTGTGGGATGGTGGGGTCTGATGAGAGAGTGATATTCGTTAACACGACCCCCTACACTGCCCAAGACACGCCCACGCTGATGTTCAACCTGGAAGAAGATGCCGTGTCCAATCAAAACTCTGCAGTTGTCTCTCTG GGCCTGTATCAGGAGGACTCTAGGTATCACTTGGCCATTAGTGGGGACTCTTTTGCTTGCCTTTGTGACTTCTTCCCAGAGTATCTACCAAAG GTTTTGCTGCGGACCACGGTATTTGCACGGATGACTCCTGACCAGAAAACACAACtggtgaaggagctgcagaaacTCAA CTACTGTGTGGGCATGTGTGGGGACGGGGCCAATGACTGTGGAGCCCTGAAAGCTGCTGATGTCGGTGTTTCGCTATCTGAAGCAGAGGCGTCAGTTGCTTCACCTTTTACCTCCAAGACTAACAACATCAGCTGCGTGCCGCTGCTCATCCG AGAGGCCCGATGTTCTCTGGTCACCTCTTTCAGCCTCTTTGCGTACATGGCTATGTACAGCCTCATTCAGTTCTGCTCTGTCCTCATCCTCTACACG GTGAAGACGGTCTTGTTTGATGAACAGTTCCTGTTCATTGATATTGTCTTGGTGACTTTTGTGGCCATTGTGATGGGGAGAGGGGGTCCCAGTGCAGTCCTGCACCCCGTCAGACCTCCAGCCAGCCTGCTGTCCCTGCCCGTCATAGGCAGCATCTTTATCCACCTCTGCATGGTCCTCCTCGGCCAGCTGGCAGCAATCCTCATCGCTATGAAAGAGGACTG GTACGTTCCACAAAATTTGACAAACACTGAGCCCAGCATTGAGAACACCACCGTGTTTTACTCATCAGGGTTTCAGTACATCTTCATCGCTGTTGTGGTCACCAAGGGCTACCCACACAAGAAGCCTCTTTATCACAATG TGCTGTACCTCTGTCTGCTGCTGGTCCTCACTGCCATAATGATTTGGCTGGTGGTGTATCCTGGGTATTTCACTGCTGaatttttttcactctacaATATCACTAATATTGAATTCAAAGTACTGCTTCTTGGTCTGGCTGCTCTCAActtcatcatttgtttttttgcagag GTCCTCATAGAAATGGGTGTATTGAACTGTCTTCATTTGCTGCGTGGGACACGTCCATCAAAGAAACAGTATAAATGTGTGAACAAGCTTCTGTCCAACTCCCCTTCATGGCCGCCTCTTAATGAACTGCTTCCCTGCATGAGTCACGGTCCGCTCGCTCAGCTAGCAGTGGTTTACCCCCCTTTGGACACTCAGCCACCCAAATGCAATGACAGTATGAACTCTATCCTCAGCCGGCAATGCGAATATTGA